Proteins found in one Candidatus Omnitrophota bacterium genomic segment:
- the rdgB gene encoding RdgB/HAM1 family non-canonical purine NTP pyrophosphatase — MSPIRTLVVATKNDKKLYELRRYLKTVKANIISLKDFQKTPKIVENKDTFRGNAAKKALIVSRFVKGLAIADDSGLCVKALGDLPGVKSARFAGPAKNDKANNRKVLELLEGESLSRRKARFVCAVAIADNGRILKIIEEDCKGLIAFEVKGRHGFGYDPIFFIPKYGKTFGQLGLKTKDRMSHRSKALKKARAFLKSYK, encoded by the coding sequence ATGAGCCCCATCAGAACTCTGGTTGTAGCCACGAAGAACGATAAGAAGCTTTACGAGCTTAGAAGATACTTAAAGACGGTTAAGGCCAATATCATATCGCTGAAAGATTTTCAAAAGACGCCCAAAATAGTCGAGAATAAGGACACGTTCAGGGGGAATGCCGCTAAGAAAGCGCTAATCGTGTCGCGGTTTGTGAAAGGGCTTGCTATAGCGGATGATTCGGGGCTTTGCGTGAAGGCGCTCGGTGATTTACCGGGCGTAAAAAGCGCTCGTTTCGCAGGGCCCGCTAAGAATGATAAGGCTAATAATCGAAAGGTGCTGGAGCTTTTAGAAGGTGAGAGCCTTTCCAGACGTAAGGCGAGATTTGTTTGCGCCGTGGCGATAGCCGATAACGGCAGAATCCTTAAGATCATCGAAGAGGATTGCAAGGGCCTTATAGCGTTTGAAGTGAAAGGCAGACACGGATTCGGCTATGACCCGATCTTCTTTATTCCCAAATATGGAAAGACATTTGGCCAGCTGGGGTTGAAAACAAAAGACAGGATGAGTCACAGGTCAAAAGCGCTTAAGAAGGCGAGAGCATTTTTAAAATCCTACAAGTAG